In one window of Leptospira sp. WS92.C1 DNA:
- a CDS encoding SDR family oxidoreductase: MTDFLPTNTAIVTGSSRGIGLAISEFLISKGYRVIGISRTTPQSKTLVDSKSYRHVNLDLSDTKKIEFQISNILKTEPPLKILVHNAGIGNFSPHEEIPLDTLEKMLLLNFVSPILLTKLLLRDLKKNEGWIFQLHSVTALKESARGAAYAGAKAGLRHFGLNLFEEVRKSGVKLVSINPDVVDTEFYKNLDFEKDSDPGSYLNVEEVLNAFEFALGGRENLGFTEITIRPRYHRVSKKPIVRKNETF, from the coding sequence ATGACCGATTTCTTACCGACAAACACCGCGATCGTTACCGGTTCTTCCCGCGGTATAGGACTCGCAATCTCGGAATTTTTAATTTCCAAAGGATATCGGGTCATCGGAATATCCAGAACGACACCACAATCAAAAACCTTAGTCGATTCCAAATCGTATCGGCACGTAAATTTGGATCTTTCCGACACGAAAAAAATAGAATTCCAAATATCTAATATTCTAAAAACAGAACCGCCTCTCAAAATCCTCGTTCACAACGCCGGGATCGGAAATTTTTCTCCTCACGAAGAAATTCCCTTGGATACATTGGAAAAAATGCTTCTTTTGAATTTCGTATCTCCCATTCTTCTCACAAAATTATTGCTCAGAGATTTGAAAAAGAACGAAGGCTGGATCTTTCAACTCCACTCTGTTACGGCTTTAAAAGAATCCGCAAGAGGAGCCGCATACGCCGGAGCAAAAGCGGGTTTACGACATTTCGGTTTAAATTTATTCGAAGAAGTCCGCAAATCCGGAGTCAAATTGGTAAGTATCAATCCGGACGTCGTAGACACCGAATTTTATAAGAATCTTGATTTTGAAAAAGACTCGGATCCGGGATCGTATTTAAACGTAGAAGAAGTGTTAAACGCGTTTGAATTTGCTCTTGGCGGAAGAGAGAATCTCGGCTTTACGGAAATCACGATTCGTCCGAGATATCATCGAGTTTCTAAAAAACCGATTGTTCGCAAAAACGAAACGTTTTAA
- a CDS encoding radical SAM protein has translation MRSDNFISPKRFSHIYLEESAKDHPKTTEILSKFPNSHVIPIDSYKEVFNPSSQNFQTQKRSPKLILAKRKEQFLYSGSGVAPDFGYQFFYYNALVLNCLYNCSYCYLQGMYSSANLVVFVNNEDYIRETAEQLKLSKPLYLCISYDTDLLALENTLGYCKEWIEFANIHPDLIVELRTKSANFKSIARLKPTSNIILAWTLSPESVIAEHEPLTPRLSSRLKNIKEALEAGWQVRLCLDPILNVPKWKSIYSDFISRIFEQIPGDKLREISLGVFRMNSDYFKNSKKRRPDSYLFYLPMETHSFVKSYPEELEKEMFAHVEKELESFVSKEKIHRLVASEMQSI, from the coding sequence ATGCGCTCAGACAATTTTATCAGTCCTAAACGATTCTCTCATATTTATTTGGAAGAATCCGCAAAGGATCATCCGAAAACGACTGAGATTCTTTCTAAGTTTCCGAATTCTCATGTGATACCGATCGATTCTTATAAGGAAGTTTTTAATCCTTCCTCTCAAAATTTTCAAACTCAAAAAAGAAGTCCGAAATTGATTCTTGCAAAAAGAAAGGAACAGTTTTTGTACTCCGGATCCGGAGTCGCTCCCGATTTTGGTTATCAATTTTTTTATTACAACGCTTTGGTTCTGAACTGTCTTTACAACTGCTCTTATTGTTATCTACAAGGAATGTATTCCTCCGCAAATTTAGTGGTCTTTGTAAACAACGAAGATTATATCCGAGAAACAGCGGAACAACTAAAATTATCCAAACCGCTTTATCTTTGTATTTCTTACGATACGGATCTTTTGGCCTTGGAAAATACATTAGGATATTGTAAAGAATGGATCGAATTCGCCAATATCCATCCCGATCTGATTGTAGAGCTGAGAACCAAAAGTGCCAATTTCAAATCGATCGCGCGTCTCAAACCGACTTCCAATATCATTCTGGCATGGACGTTGTCCCCCGAATCCGTGATCGCCGAACACGAACCTCTTACACCGAGACTTTCCTCTCGTTTGAAAAATATCAAAGAGGCTCTGGAAGCCGGATGGCAGGTCCGGCTTTGTTTGGATCCCATTCTCAACGTCCCGAAATGGAAATCGATCTATTCTGATTTTATAAGTCGGATTTTCGAACAAATCCCCGGTGATAAATTGAGAGAGATCAGCTTGGGTGTTTTTCGAATGAATTCCGACTATTTTAAAAATTCTAAAAAACGAAGACCCGATTCCTATTTGTTTTATCTTCCAATGGAGACTCACTCTTTCGTAAAATCGTATCCGGAAGAATTGGAAAAAGAAATGTTTGCGCACGTGGAAAAAGAATTGGAATCCTTTGTATCAAAGGAAAAAATTCATCGATTAGTGGCAAGTGAGATGCAATCGATATGA
- a CDS encoding phosphorylase, with the protein MIFIVVALLPEAKPLITTLDLKILRDQTSFPIYQNEKYSLVVSGIGKVCSAIATTFLLTQYKNEDRNGSWIFNFGICGAPKEISQIGESFLIHKITDRGTGKSGYPDILFKSSLRESSLLTVDQPVFENESVELPNTLVDMEASGFFQASRKFFTSDKIRIVKTVSDHFTKFESITKGEITDTISMRIQNAIPEILQILSIPISPENEFELRPDEIVSLNHFKKTLRLSETETIQLKDWMIGFKIRTGKSPNEGKTFFETTRVSGPNTNPVKTREEGKKGLNALRQFYQS; encoded by the coding sequence ATGATTTTTATCGTAGTTGCACTCCTTCCTGAAGCAAAACCTTTGATCACAACTCTGGATCTCAAAATCCTGCGGGATCAAACCTCGTTTCCGATCTATCAGAATGAAAAATATTCTCTCGTCGTTTCCGGAATCGGCAAAGTTTGCTCGGCAATCGCGACTACATTTCTTTTGACTCAGTATAAAAACGAGGATCGAAACGGCTCGTGGATTTTTAATTTTGGAATCTGCGGAGCTCCGAAAGAAATTTCTCAAATTGGAGAATCTTTTTTGATCCACAAAATCACGGACAGGGGCACCGGAAAAAGCGGATATCCGGATATTCTTTTCAAATCCTCGTTAAGAGAATCGTCTCTGCTCACGGTCGATCAACCCGTCTTTGAAAACGAATCCGTCGAACTTCCAAACACATTAGTCGACATGGAAGCTTCTGGTTTTTTTCAGGCTTCCAGAAAATTCTTCACTTCCGATAAAATTCGAATCGTAAAAACTGTTTCGGATCATTTTACAAAATTCGAATCGATAACAAAGGGGGAAATCACGGATACGATTTCAATGAGAATCCAAAATGCGATTCCGGAAATTCTGCAGATCTTATCGATTCCCATTTCTCCCGAAAACGAATTCGAACTTCGACCCGATGAGATCGTTTCTCTCAATCACTTTAAGAAAACCTTACGTCTTTCCGAAACCGAAACGATTCAGCTAAAGGATTGGATGATCGGTTTTAAAATCAGAACCGGAAAATCTCCAAACGAAGGAAAAACTTTTTTTGAAACGACCCGAGTATCCGGACCAAACACCAATCCGGTAAAAACAAGAGAAGAAGGGAAAAAAGGACTCAATGCGCTCAGACAATTTTATCAGTCCTAA
- a CDS encoding YkvA family protein: MDLIEKVKKEFWPKLKSVVSKIPFTEDLVALYYSMMDPETPLRTKLIIAGALAYFISPLDAIPDFIPGAGFLDDAGVIATVLASVQSAIRPEHREKARKTLEKE; encoded by the coding sequence ATGGATTTGATTGAAAAAGTAAAAAAAGAATTCTGGCCCAAATTGAAATCCGTCGTATCCAAAATTCCGTTTACGGAAGACCTTGTCGCCCTTTATTACTCGATGATGGATCCGGAAACTCCGCTTCGAACAAAGCTTATCATCGCAGGGGCTTTGGCGTATTTCATTTCCCCGTTGGATGCGATTCCGGATTTTATTCCCGGAGCGGGATTTTTAGATGACGCGGGAGTGATTGCGACAGTACTGGCTAGTGTTCAATCCGCGATTCGACCGGAACACAGAGAAAAAGCCAGAAAGACCCTGGAGAAAGAATGA
- a CDS encoding inositol monophosphatase family protein, translated as MNLENEVKIRYDHFLNFVPKVMEFLANTQEENDLGISYKGEIDLVTKADKGSEERIITEIERMFPSDGILGEEGTDKKGDSIFKWIIDPLDGTINYSHRLPLYCLCIGLENQETQEILMGIVPFPGTGEVYHARKDHGAFKNKKQIHVSKTKELKQSLLCTGFPYDHEKKIDRLMFYYRNFLLKSRGVRRTGAAGVDLCWTAEGRFDAFWEEDLKPWDMAAASIIVTEAGGKLSTYDGNTFTPYVPNLVASNGILHDKMIDGMGEYLHDLL; from the coding sequence ATGAACTTAGAAAACGAAGTCAAAATTCGATACGACCATTTCCTAAATTTTGTCCCGAAGGTGATGGAATTTTTAGCGAACACACAAGAAGAGAACGATCTTGGTATCAGCTATAAAGGAGAAATCGACTTAGTAACCAAGGCGGATAAAGGTTCCGAAGAAAGAATCATCACCGAGATCGAAAGAATGTTTCCGAGCGACGGCATTTTGGGCGAGGAAGGAACGGATAAAAAAGGGGATTCCATTTTTAAATGGATCATCGATCCGTTAGACGGAACCATCAATTATTCTCACAGACTTCCTTTGTATTGTCTTTGTATCGGATTGGAAAATCAGGAAACCCAAGAAATACTGATGGGAATCGTTCCTTTTCCCGGAACCGGCGAAGTCTATCACGCAAGAAAGGATCACGGGGCTTTTAAGAATAAAAAACAAATTCACGTTTCCAAAACAAAAGAACTCAAACAGTCTTTGCTTTGCACTGGTTTTCCCTATGATCATGAAAAGAAGATTGATAGACTGATGTTTTATTACAGAAATTTTTTACTAAAATCTCGAGGTGTTCGAAGAACCGGAGCCGCCGGGGTCGATCTTTGTTGGACCGCGGAAGGAAGGTTTGACGCGTTTTGGGAAGAAGATCTGAAACCTTGGGATATGGCGGCGGCTTCGATCATAGTGACGGAAGCAGGCGGAAAACTTTCCACCTATGACGGAAATACGTTTACTCCTTACGTTCCAAATCTTGTGGCGAGCAACGGAATATTACACGATAAGATGATAGATGGAATGGGAGAATACTTACACGATTTATTGTAG
- a CDS encoding glycosyltransferase family 4 protein — protein sequence MKTSLKKIAVVAPIFSDQVSGGSEKLIFQFVELLANDFEITVLTTRSLDYVTWKNSIPAQEKNLFQEATNHSKQICFEQRTSSLGGKYKVLQFTVEKQRNIQRFNRLSKKIFETPSLQSSDNVNFWLEEQGPYVPELIQFIESRRSEFEIFFFVSYLYYPLVYGAPLVAEKSIIIPTFHDEPPAYLSIYKEVLTDQSSYSFNTPEELEVFSNIIGFKPSIYSVTGMNLDLEKKKTELHSEKNKNSQHSPEKESYLLYVGRVDLGKGFLEMAEWFIEWKKVTKLPYKLKIVGKIASKIPNKILENLDIEFLGFVEEKKKIDLILDCKFLINSSPMESFSIVLMEAWLLGKPVLVNGKSDVLKGHCLRSNGGLFYCDRKSFFATLEYLLNHPEESAEMGKNGKRYVEQNFNPDAVKKKLLRLIEKTIQKKYAGL from the coding sequence TTGAAAACCTCTCTTAAAAAGATCGCGGTGGTCGCCCCTATTTTTTCGGATCAGGTTTCGGGAGGATCCGAAAAACTCATCTTTCAATTTGTCGAATTGCTCGCGAATGATTTCGAAATTACGGTATTAACGACTCGAAGTTTGGATTATGTGACATGGAAGAATTCGATTCCCGCTCAGGAAAAAAACTTATTTCAGGAAGCGACAAATCATTCTAAACAAATCTGTTTTGAACAAAGAACCTCCTCCTTGGGCGGAAAATACAAGGTTCTTCAGTTTACCGTTGAAAAACAAAGAAACATTCAAAGATTCAACCGCCTCTCGAAAAAAATTTTCGAAACCCCTTCTCTTCAAAGCAGCGATAACGTAAACTTTTGGCTGGAAGAACAAGGACCCTATGTTCCCGAATTGATTCAATTTATCGAATCCAGAAGGAGCGAATTTGAAATCTTTTTCTTTGTCAGTTATCTTTATTATCCTCTCGTTTACGGAGCCCCTTTGGTTGCGGAAAAATCGATCATCATTCCCACCTTTCATGACGAACCTCCCGCGTATCTGTCCATTTATAAGGAAGTGTTGACCGATCAAAGCTCTTATTCTTTCAACACTCCGGAGGAACTGGAAGTGTTTTCAAACATTATTGGTTTCAAACCTAGCATCTATTCCGTCACCGGAATGAACTTGGATCTGGAAAAAAAGAAAACCGAACTTCATTCGGAGAAGAACAAAAATTCACAACATTCTCCCGAAAAAGAATCCTATCTTCTCTACGTAGGCAGGGTCGATCTCGGAAAGGGTTTTTTGGAAATGGCGGAATGGTTTATCGAATGGAAAAAAGTTACAAAACTTCCTTATAAACTCAAAATCGTAGGAAAGATCGCATCTAAAATTCCGAACAAAATATTAGAAAATTTAGATATAGAGTTTCTAGGTTTTGTAGAAGAAAAAAAGAAAATCGATCTGATTCTCGATTGTAAGTTTCTGATCAATTCTTCTCCGATGGAAAGTTTTTCCATCGTTCTCATGGAAGCTTGGCTGCTTGGAAAACCGGTTTTAGTAAACGGTAAATCGGACGTTCTGAAAGGTCATTGTCTGCGAAGCAACGGAGGATTGTTTTATTGCGATCGGAAAAGTTTTTTCGCCACCTTGGAATATCTTTTAAATCATCCGGAAGAATCCGCCGAAATGGGAAAAAACGGGAAACGTTATGTGGAACAGAACTTCAATCCGGACGCTGTGAAAAAAAAGCTACTCCGATTGATTGAAAAAACGATTCAGAAAAAATATGCCGGTTTATGA
- a CDS encoding glycosyltransferase family 4 protein produces the protein MKSVQQFSAGFNPGDAISNQMLEIRSYLKDLECKGDIYSENIGAAKLPFVKKYKAYKKSSKDILFYHHSIHSSIFGFLRSFRSPRILIYHNVTPYHFLKSYDLKMSYLLKKGREELKEMQNRFNLVFAVSKFNQKELEELGFENVGILPITYQLSQPISRIDKKNSEIKKILFVGRITPNKRQDDLIRLAHAYKSLYGDRFQFYLAGFSSRELYLYREELERMLDFYDLRKNILITDFLADQELKNLYQEADVFVSMSEHEGFCVPLIEAMVHRIPILAYEGGAVPETLNGSGILFTEKKFPDLAILLNKILTDDSFKNQILNGQDLRLEEFKKSESKLVLRKAIENLS, from the coding sequence CTGAAATCCGTTCAACAATTTTCAGCGGGTTTTAATCCAGGAGACGCGATCAGCAATCAGATGCTTGAAATCCGAAGTTACTTAAAAGATTTGGAATGTAAAGGCGACATCTATTCCGAGAACATAGGCGCTGCAAAACTTCCTTTTGTAAAAAAATACAAAGCTTACAAAAAATCCTCAAAGGATATTTTATTTTATCATCATTCGATTCATTCAAGCATATTTGGTTTTTTAAGAAGTTTTAGATCTCCGAGAATTCTAATCTATCATAACGTAACTCCTTATCATTTTCTGAAATCCTACGATTTAAAAATGAGTTATCTTTTAAAAAAAGGAAGAGAAGAACTCAAGGAAATGCAAAACAGATTCAATCTCGTTTTTGCCGTTTCTAAATTCAATCAAAAGGAACTGGAGGAGCTGGGATTTGAAAACGTCGGAATTTTACCGATCACATATCAACTGTCTCAACCCATTTCCAGGATCGATAAAAAAAACTCCGAGATAAAAAAGATTCTATTTGTCGGAAGAATCACTCCGAACAAAAGACAAGACGATTTGATTCGGCTCGCTCACGCGTATAAATCTCTGTATGGAGATCGGTTTCAATTTTATCTCGCGGGTTTTAGTTCCAGAGAGTTGTATCTCTATCGTGAAGAGTTGGAGAGAATGTTGGACTTTTACGATCTTAGAAAGAATATTTTGATCACCGATTTTCTTGCGGATCAGGAACTCAAAAATTTGTATCAAGAGGCGGACGTATTCGTTTCCATGAGCGAACACGAGGGTTTTTGCGTTCCGTTGATCGAAGCGATGGTTCACAGAATTCCGATTCTTGCATACGAAGGCGGAGCGGTTCCTGAAACTCTGAACGGCTCCGGGATTCTTTTTACCGAAAAAAAGTTTCCGGACTTGGCGATTCTTTTGAATAAAATTTTGACGGACGATTCTTTTAAAAATCAGATTTTAAACGGTCAAGATCTTCGATTGGAAGAATTTAAAAAATCCGAATCCAAACTCGTTCTTAGGAAAGCAATTGAAAACCTCTCTTAA
- a CDS encoding glycosyltransferase, with product MKVYQHVTEFRDGDGIGNDIKGISHVLDNLKIQNSILCLKNQSKESFPVGVHPTHFDFSKSDVHILNYGGCGYPLEWFRNLPGKKIIRYQSFTPAVYFKKFVTPEIYNTLQLEEKRSLLELYSLKNETDLFLPSSNFNAAFLDSLGIKNQFVLPIIRKYKIRENVFKDKKEFTIGFIGRLSPNKKMEDLLELIQSILKFRQNIQLMICGNVPPIFKEYYSFIKRLILQKHLMGKVQIRLNANDTEMESFLNSMDLYVCMSEHEGFNIPVLEAFGAGIPVISYHAGATPETMKEGGILFKDKSPTSMTFLAGLIDTLIEKKSLREQISNTEKKIIGDYNSFPFDTLFREKILTC from the coding sequence ATGAAAGTCTATCAGCACGTTACAGAATTCCGGGACGGAGACGGAATTGGAAACGATATCAAAGGAATCTCCCACGTGTTGGATAATTTAAAAATCCAAAATTCAATCCTTTGTCTTAAAAATCAGTCAAAAGAATCGTTTCCGGTCGGAGTGCATCCGACTCATTTTGATTTTTCAAAAAGCGACGTTCATATTCTCAATTACGGAGGATGTGGTTATCCTTTGGAATGGTTTCGCAATCTTCCCGGAAAAAAAATCATTCGTTATCAAAGTTTCACCCCTGCGGTATATTTTAAGAAATTTGTAACTCCCGAAATCTACAACACCTTGCAACTGGAAGAAAAACGATCTTTGTTGGAATTGTATTCTCTTAAAAACGAAACGGATTTGTTTTTACCCTCGTCAAATTTTAACGCCGCATTTTTGGATTCGTTGGGAATCAAAAATCAATTCGTACTTCCGATCATACGGAAATACAAGATTCGTGAAAACGTTTTCAAAGATAAAAAGGAATTTACGATCGGATTTATCGGAAGACTTTCTCCAAATAAAAAAATGGAAGATCTTTTAGAATTGATTCAATCGATCCTTAAGTTCAGACAAAACATCCAACTGATGATTTGCGGAAACGTTCCTCCGATTTTCAAAGAATATTACTCTTTTATTAAAAGATTGATTCTTCAAAAACATCTGATGGGAAAAGTACAGATCCGTCTAAACGCAAACGATACCGAAATGGAGTCTTTTTTAAATTCTATGGATCTATATGTTTGTATGAGCGAACACGAAGGATTTAACATTCCCGTTTTGGAAGCGTTCGGAGCGGGAATTCCGGTAATATCGTATCACGCGGGAGCAACGCCCGAAACGATGAAGGAAGGAGGCATTCTTTTTAAGGATAAATCGCCGACTTCCATGACTTTTCTCGCGGGTTTGATCGACACTCTTATCGAAAAAAAATCGCTTAGAGAGCAGATCTCCAACACCGAAAAAAAAATCATCGGCGACTACAATTCATTTCCTTTTGATACTCTGTTCAGAGAGAAAATCCTGACATGCTGA
- a CDS encoding GDP-mannose 4,6-dehydratase, with translation MKCLITGAAGFVGFYLLKELKESYSDFLGIGIHPGPKIDDDIDLPRSYRSAICDIRNLEHVGELIQAFSPDTVFHLAAQPFVPRAVEDPGETLEINVQGTLNILESLRRLKKKIRFIYISSSDVYGNVPESFLPVDESAFTAPLNPYSASKACAEIYCLQYHRWDPDLEVVIARPFNHTGPRQSLNFVIPNFCEQVLTALKQSDLERKILVGDLSSTRDFLDVRDVVHAYRVLSEKGKPGEIYNICSGKEIVIQDILEQIIAASGEKIPVEIDPSRFRPAEMKRLVGNNSKLQKLGWEPKFALSDTIRDVYRWVSERV, from the coding sequence ATGAAATGCCTTATTACGGGAGCGGCCGGGTTTGTAGGTTTTTACCTGTTGAAAGAACTTAAGGAGTCCTATTCCGATTTTTTGGGAATCGGCATTCATCCCGGTCCGAAGATCGACGACGATATTGATCTTCCAAGATCCTATCGATCTGCAATCTGTGATATACGCAATCTCGAACACGTGGGGGAATTGATTCAGGCATTTTCACCCGATACGGTCTTTCATCTTGCGGCACAACCTTTTGTTCCGAGAGCTGTGGAGGATCCGGGTGAAACGTTGGAAATCAACGTTCAAGGCACTCTCAATATTTTAGAATCTTTGCGCAGGCTCAAAAAGAAAATACGATTTATCTATATTTCCTCTTCCGATGTTTATGGCAACGTTCCGGAGTCGTTTCTTCCCGTTGATGAATCGGCATTTACCGCGCCTCTCAATCCGTATTCCGCATCCAAAGCCTGTGCTGAAATTTATTGCCTACAATATCATCGATGGGATCCGGATTTAGAAGTGGTGATTGCAAGACCGTTCAATCATACAGGTCCGAGACAAAGTTTGAATTTTGTGATTCCGAATTTTTGCGAACAAGTATTGACCGCTCTCAAACAATCGGATTTAGAAAGAAAAATTCTCGTGGGTGATTTGTCTTCTACAAGAGATTTTCTGGATGTGAGGGACGTGGTTCATGCGTATCGTGTTTTGTCCGAAAAAGGGAAACCCGGCGAGATCTATAATATTTGTTCCGGAAAAGAAATTGTCATTCAGGATATCCTAGAACAAATCATCGCTGCGTCCGGCGAAAAAATTCCGGTAGAGATCGATCCTTCCCGTTTTCGTCCCGCAGAGATGAAACGTCTCGTAGGAAATAATAGTAAACTTCAGAAGCTGGGATGGGAGCCTAAGTTTGCTTTATCCGATACGATCCGAGACGTGTATCGATGGGTGAGCGAACGGGTTTAA
- a CDS encoding vancomycin high temperature exclusion protein, with product MFSQIFSKKSKLYRWSVLILCLVIAAPIAIDFSFEELYLNTPKYQNHRSVRPAIVAVVPGASVYKNEPSPVLKDRLDCALELYHQGKVRKILLSGDNGSIYYNEARPMLLYILKNKVNERDIFVDHAGFRTLDTLVRAKEIFQIKDLIFVSQKVYQPRAAFLAKKIGLKFQAFESDRRIYSSGPFSRFREFFARTLAWVDMNLFKTNPKYLGDPFPIEESGIKTWKGSVL from the coding sequence GTGTTTAGCCAAATTTTTTCCAAAAAATCCAAACTTTACCGCTGGTCGGTCTTGATTCTTTGTCTTGTGATCGCAGCCCCGATTGCCATCGATTTTAGCTTTGAAGAACTCTATCTCAATACTCCAAAATATCAAAACCACCGTTCGGTCAGACCGGCGATCGTGGCAGTCGTCCCGGGAGCCTCCGTTTATAAAAACGAACCTTCTCCCGTATTAAAAGACAGACTGGACTGCGCCTTGGAATTGTATCACCAAGGAAAGGTCCGAAAGATCCTTTTATCAGGAGATAACGGCTCTATTTACTACAACGAAGCAAGGCCGATGTTGCTCTACATTCTTAAAAACAAAGTCAACGAAAGAGACATATTCGTAGATCACGCGGGGTTTAGAACCTTGGATACTTTGGTTCGCGCAAAAGAAATTTTTCAAATCAAGGATTTGATCTTTGTAAGTCAAAAAGTGTATCAACCTCGAGCCGCCTTTCTTGCAAAAAAAATCGGATTGAAGTTTCAGGCTTTCGAATCGGATCGAAGGATTTACTCCAGCGGACCTTTCAGTAGATTTCGGGAATTTTTTGCAAGGACTCTCGCTTGGGTGGATATGAATCTATTTAAAACAAATCCGAAATATTTAGGGGATCCGTTTCCGATCGAAGAAAGCGGAATCAAAACTTGGAAAGGATCCGTACTTTGA
- a CDS encoding Spy/CpxP family protein refolding chaperone, protein MNLLNSFVRITVAGCLITPAVIFSQEPIGLRSGTDSTNPPTIRQLAPIRQLRSFGLVFGNVDTVRERFALSEEQLDEISKINERHKQEHFRWLQKISPIEIALEGLLMEPNVDISKIRKLLVVIGKYTTEIRINQISHRLAIEKVLTQDQKSKIKEPSTRSESGFPVNLFSPERIILPIQGILH, encoded by the coding sequence ATGAATCTCCTGAATTCATTTGTCAGAATTACTGTCGCCGGGTGCTTGATTACTCCGGCGGTCATTTTTTCCCAAGAACCAATCGGACTTCGTTCTGGTACGGACTCGACTAACCCGCCTACGATAAGGCAGTTGGCACCGATCCGTCAGCTAAGAAGTTTCGGTTTGGTTTTCGGGAATGTGGACACAGTAAGAGAACGTTTCGCTCTTTCCGAAGAACAACTGGATGAAATTTCCAAGATCAATGAGAGGCATAAGCAGGAACATTTTCGTTGGCTTCAAAAAATTTCGCCGATTGAAATCGCACTCGAAGGGCTTTTGATGGAGCCTAACGTAGATATCTCCAAAATTCGAAAGTTGCTAGTCGTAATAGGAAAGTATACGACCGAGATTCGGATCAATCAAATTTCTCATCGCCTTGCCATAGAAAAGGTTCTTACACAAGACCAGAAATCTAAGATTAAAGAACCTTCTACACGTTCCGAATCTGGATTTCCCGTGAACCTTTTTTCTCCGGAAAGAATCATACTACCAATACAAGGAATCCTACACTGA
- a CDS encoding RNA polymerase sigma factor yields the protein MDQKEFTELIDSTKHIVLSAIKKNLFDEFHDSVDDVVQETYFRAYKSLSANKFRGDSAVSTWLYTIARNESLRMNQKRSRQTALASKLKEKVIQDNSIQEKEAAASGFTDFELKDILAMLPWKYKSVLSLVGEGYKEQQIAEKLSIPEGTVKSRAFRGKQMLKKLFVEK from the coding sequence ATGGATCAAAAAGAATTTACAGAATTAATCGATTCTACAAAACACATCGTACTTTCAGCGATAAAGAAAAATCTTTTCGATGAATTTCACGATTCTGTAGACGACGTGGTGCAAGAAACATATTTTCGCGCTTATAAAAGTCTTTCCGCAAACAAGTTTCGCGGAGATTCGGCGGTAAGCACTTGGCTTTATACGATTGCAAGAAACGAATCCTTACGGATGAATCAGAAACGATCCAGACAAACCGCACTTGCAAGCAAGTTAAAGGAAAAAGTGATTCAAGACAATTCGATCCAAGAAAAAGAGGCTGCGGCTTCCGGTTTTACGGATTTTGAATTGAAAGACATTCTTGCGATGCTTCCTTGGAAATATAAATCGGTGTTGAGTCTCGTAGGCGAAGGATATAAGGAACAACAGATCGCGGAAAAGTTGAGTATTCCCGAAGGCACCGTAAAATCACGAGCGTTTCGAGGAAAACAAATGCTTAAGAAGTTGTTTGTCGAGAAGTAA